The sequence CTGCACCGCAACCTTGTGCATGCGTTCAGGCAGGTATTCTTTCACGAAATTATCGTGGGCCGTCCTCGCGTCCTCATCGCGTTCATATTGCACCACAAGTAGAAAATAACGCTGCTCCGGCTGGCCATATTTAGCCAGCAGTGCATCCGTTTTCTCGTTAATATGAAAAATATTTTCCTCGGCCACAAAGTAATGAGCGTTCAGCCAGATATGGTGGCGAAAATAGCGGATGCTCTCCTGCACCAGATCCTGCGCCGGCAGCAGGGCCAGGATTTCCGGCAAAGGTCCCTCCTTTGCAATGGCTGAGTCGATATAAGTGGCTATTTTGGGGAGTGCTTTCTTTGATTCGGCCGTTTCCGGGCTGGCCAGAATAGATACCAAATAGG comes from Candidatus Neomarinimicrobiota bacterium and encodes:
- a CDS encoding DUF6599 family protein produces the protein YLVSILASPETAESKKALPKIATYIDSAIAKEGPLPEILALLPAQDLVQESIRYFRHHIWLNAHYFVAEENIFHINEKTDALLAKYGQPEQRYFLLVVQYERDEDARTAHDNFVKEYLPERMHKVAVQLEDGSWTASRLSGRLLMVVFSAPSEETALGLLEAVQNKSRSL